TAGTTGAAGATACCTTTGTTGAAATAGACGAGATTCGTGAAAAATTTGGCGAAAGTATCTCCGTTATTGTGGATGGAGTAACCAAGCTTGGCAGAATCAAGTTTGATAGTGACGAAGAACAAAAGATTCAAAACTTTAGAAAAATGTTCATGGCTATGGCTAGAGACATTAGGGTTATCATTATTAAACTAGCCGATCGTCTACATAACATGCGAACACTCAGTTTTTTACCCGAAGAAAATCAGAAGAAAATAGCCAGAGAAACAATGGATATTTATGCACCCTTAGCACATCGGCTGGGCATGTCTAACATAAAATGGGAAATGGAAGATTTAGGTTTTCGCATCCTTTATGAGAGTGATTATCGAAAGTTGAAGAAAGATATTGCAGAAAAGAGAGAAGAAAGAGAACAGTTTATAGAAGAGTTTGTTTTACAAGTTAAGCTTCTTTTAGAGGAGAACGGCATGAAGGCAAACATTTCTGGTAGACCTAAACATTTTTGGTCTATATATAACAAGATGAAGCGTCAGCACACGAGTATTAAGAATCTTTATGACTTATATGCCATCAGGGTTGTTGTTGATTCTGTTCAGCAATGTTATACAGTTTTGGGCGTACTACATACTCATTTCAAACCAATTCCGGGAAGGTTTAAAGACTATGTTGCTATGCCTAAGCAAAACTTGTACCAGTCTATACACACCGTACTTATCTCCAAAAGTGGTAAACCTGTTGAAGTGCAAATACGTACAGAAGACATGCATAGGGTCTCAGAATTTGGTGTTGCAGCACATTGGAGGTACAAGGAGCGTAGTAAAAAAGAAGAAGAGTTCGAGAAGAAGCTTTCTTGGCTCAGAGAATTTATTGAGTGGCAGAAGGATAGTGATGCTAAAGATTTTTATGATGACCTTAAATTTGATTTATTTGTGGAAGAAATTTTTGTTTTTACTCCCAAAGGTGACGTGTATCAGTTGCCCAAAAAAGCAACTCCGCTAGATTTTGCCTATAGAGTTCACACTTCTATTGGTCATCGTTGCATAGGGGCCAAGGTTAATTCTCAAATAGTGAATTTGGATAAGCCACTTAGTAATGGCGATATAGTAGAAATTATTACTCAAAATATAGAACAACCAAAAATAGCTTGGCTTGGCAGTGTGAAAACTTCTTCTGCTAGAGCTAAGATTAAATATTGGTTTAGACGAAACACTGATGTCTACGAAGAGAAGAAAGAGACCATTAAGAAACAAGAGGAAAAGAAAAAAGAAGTAGAGAGAGAAATATTAGAACCTAAGATTAAACAACGACAGAAAAAAAGTAGCGTCGGTGTTGTTGTTGAAGGCGCTGGAGATGTTATGGCTTATTTGAGCCGTTGCTGTAATCCCATGCCTGGTGATGGAATTATTGGCTATGTTACAAGAGGTAGAGGTGTTGCTGTACACAAAAAAGATTGCAACAACGTACGTAATTCAGATACGGAAAGGTTAATCAAGGTAGAGTGGGATAATAGTTATTCTGGTACATATGATATTGCGTTAGAGATAGAAGCGTCGGACAGAATAGGCCTTCTAAATGATATTGTTGCTAAGATTGCAGAAATGAAAATTAATATAGTAAATTTTAATTTAAGGACAACTCCGCAGGGTGTTGCTGTGGTTGGTTTGATTTTGAGTTTGACGAAGATTGAGTTGTTGGATAGTATAATGGGTAAATTAAGATCGATTAAAGATGTCTATCAAGTCAAGCGAAAGGGAGAGTTTTAATTGGCTAAATTATTTTTCATTTTGTTTAGTGCCGCGTTAATTAACAATTTTGTTCTGTCCAGATTTTTAGGGATATGTCCCTTTGTTGGTGTTTCTAATAAACAAGAATCATCTATTGGTATGGGATTGGCTGTTACCTTTGTCATGGTTGTTGCCAGTATTGTTACTTGGTTTATTCAAAAGTTAATTTTAGACCCATTGAACGCTGGTTATCTGCAAACTATATTTTTTATTTTAGTAATAGCTTCTCTGGTTCAATTTTTAGAAGCAGTTATTAACAAAACCTCTCCATTACTTAAAAATATGTTGGGTATATATCTTCCATTAATTACTACAAATTGTGCCATTTTAGGTGTAACGGTTTTGAACATTACAGAAAACTATACGTTATTAGAAAGCATAATGCATAGTATAGGTGGTGGACTAGGATTTCTATTAGCGTTGGTGTTAATGGCTGGATTGAGAGAAAGACTGGAAGAGTCAAAGGTGCCTAAGTGTTTTAAAGGTGTTCCGATTGCTTTTATTACTGGAGGCATTATGTCTTTAGCTTTTATAGCTTTTGGAGCTTTCTAAAAAATGACAGGCTTCACAATTGTTATTATTTTAGCTGTTATCGGTTTATCTTTAGGCCTTTTTTTAGCAATAGCCTCAGATGTTTTTCATGTACATAAACCAGAACAGTTAGTTAAAGTAGAGGAACTGTTACCTGGTGCCAATTGTGGTGCATGTGGCTATCCTGGATGTGTTGGTTTAGCAGAAGCTATTTATAAAGGTGAAGAAGAGCCAAATAAATGTCCAGTTGCTTCAGATGCTCAGGTTGAACAGATAGCAGCTATTATGGGCAAAGAAGTGAGCACTGATGGACTAAGAGATATTGCTTATATTAAGTGCCAAGGAATGAAAGATAGCGATGTTGCTAAGAAGTTTGAATATATTGGTATTGAGTCTTGTGAAATGGCGGCACTTACTTCCGGTGGATGGAGCTCATGTGAATATGGCTGTTTAAAATTGGGTGATTGCATAAGAGTCTGTAAATTTGATGCCTTGAGTTATGGCGCAAATCACGAGCCAATAATCGATAAAGACAAATGTACTTCCTGTGGACTTTGCGTTGCCGCTTGTCCTAGGAGTTTGATCGAAATTATTCCTTTAAAAAAGACATACATGGTTACTTGCAGTTCCAAAGATAAGGGTGCGGATACTAGAAAAGCTTGTAAGGTTGGTTGTATCTCTTGTAAATTGTGTGAAAAAGCTTGCAAGTTTGATGCGGTTAAAGTTATAGACAATATTGCTTATATTGACCAAGGCAAATGTGTCGCCTGTGGTCTTTGTGCGAAAGCTTGTCCACAGGATGTCATAGAGTTTATTGACGGTGTTGTTGTCACAAGAGTAGCTAAAAAGGAAGCAGCTGGTTGCGCAAGTTGCGGAATCTGCAAGAGCGAATAACTTCTTAATATTTTGTTCTTTCTCTTGAGACTTGTGCTGAGCGAAGTCGAAGTAGGGAGCTAGAGGAAGTGTTTAGAATAGGCTAAGTTGGTCTACTGATTTTTTGTTTTTAACCTCAACTTTTTCTTTATTTAATAATTCTTCAGGAATTCCTTTTACTAATGGGCTAAGCTTTCCTTTAATTGTTTTATTTAGTAGTTTTCTTTTGTTTGCATAGGTCATAAATAGCTTGTCTGTTGCTCTAGTCATAGCTACATAGAGGATATTTGCTTCTTCTTTTAGTTCATCTTTATTTTTCTTATTAAACAACTGGAAGGGCATTATTTTGCTCTCGCATCCAGGGATGAATACGTATTTAAAATCAAGTCCTTTGGAGGCATGTATAGTCATTAAGGCTATGTTGTCAGCATGCTTGTTATATTCATCAATGCCTGTCTTTAGTGAAATATCATCAAAAAAAGCAGTGTATTTATTCTTATACGGTTTTGCGACTTTTTCTAATATTCTTTGTTGCTCAGAGGTGATGTCGTGTTCAATGCAAATCCTCCGTAGGATAAAAGCTAAAGACATCCCATTTTCAAACATACTCAAGACTTCTTTGCTTACTTTGGACACCTGATTTTCTAGGCCGAAGTAAGTGTTCTTTAATTCAATAATTATTTCTTTATATGGGTAGTCTTGTAGGATGCTGTCTGTGTTTATTGTTTGGACAGGAAGTTGATGACTATTTAGCGCTTTTATAATAGGAGGAAAAAGGTGTTTTGTCCTGCAAAGTATTGCGATATCTTTAAAGCTGATTTCGTCTTCAAACATCTTGTTGCTTGCACCACTGATTCTGGGGAAGTTGCTACTACCACCAACTAGCTGTTCAATTTCTGCTGCTATCCACTGTGCCTCTGCTCCATCAGTTGAAAATTCTTTTAGCACGATTAGTGCCCCGTCATCTTCTCTTTGTATTTCGTCTGACTTTTTTATAACATACGAGGCGCCCTTGAGAATCGCGTTTGGGCATCTATAGCTTTTGCTAAGACTGATAAGCCTTGCTTCTGTATAATCACTTATGAAGCTATTTACGGGCTCTTTTTTAGTTCCTTTGGAGCTATAGACGGCTTGGTCAGAGTCTCCAGCTACAAAAAGGTTTTGTTTATTTGATAAAAGTTCAATTAGTTGGTATTGGATGGCGCTGATTTCCTGAAATTCATCGACTAATATCCACTGAAATTTTTTTTGGTATTTTGCCAGCGTTTTAGGGTTGTTGATGAGAATTTCCACAGTCAGATAAATAAGGTCATTTATGTCTAGCGCATTAATTTTTCTAAGTTCTTGGTTATATCTTTCGACTATAGTATCTTTTTTTTCAAGAAATAATTTGGATTGTTTGTTGTTGTTAATGTTATTTAAAATAGTTTGGTGGTCAGCATCAAAGAGTTTTTTGATGATAGATATTTGTTTGCTCTCATCAATAATACCAAAGAATTTTTCATTATTATTTAAACTCAATTCTTCTCTAAGGATAGTTAACCCAAGTTTATGAAAAGTACTAATAGTACAGTTATTTTTAGATATTTTTTTGTTTACGTTGTCGCTCATTTCTTCCGCTGCTTTATTAGAAAAAGTAAATGCTAGTATATTGGAGGAGTTAACTCCATTATTGATTAAGCTAATAATTCTTTTTGTTAGTATCCTTGTTTTGCCTGTGCCTGGTCCAGCTAACAGCAAACAAGGGCCTTTTTTGTGTGCAATGGCTTCTTCTTGTTCAGTATAAGTCCAGATTGTGTTGCTGTTTGTTGTTTCAATAGCTGATGTTATGTTTTTTTTTAGTTCTTTAAATTGTTGAATGTCAAAGGTCAGACTGCTGTATTTTTCTTTTTGTATACTAGCTTTATCTTGGGAAAAAAGACTGTTAGTTTTATAGTTTTGAATTTCTCCATCATGAAAAAGGTGGACTTTCCCAAACTCTCCATCGTAGCCACCTTCTGTCAGGATAAAGCCTTCTCTTAATCTATTGATAGCTTCGGCAGTAATTGTGCCAGATATTTTTGCTATTTCCTTTAAATCAGTAGTTAGCAGAACGTCCAATTCTGAGCTTAAAGAGTTTATTAAATGAAAGTATTTTTCTGTAATAGCTTTTGAT
The Candidatus Margulisiibacteriota bacterium DNA segment above includes these coding regions:
- a CDS encoding bifunctional (p)ppGpp synthetase/guanosine-3',5'-bis(diphosphate) 3'-pyrophosphohydrolase, producing the protein MDQELRSQLRETVKKVKRYNRHFNTKLFFDVFDYAMEAHKGQKRVSGEDYIWHPFNIFKILVEYEADEATLIAAILHDVVEDTFVEIDEIREKFGESISVIVDGVTKLGRIKFDSDEEQKIQNFRKMFMAMARDIRVIIIKLADRLHNMRTLSFLPEENQKKIARETMDIYAPLAHRLGMSNIKWEMEDLGFRILYESDYRKLKKDIAEKREEREQFIEEFVLQVKLLLEENGMKANISGRPKHFWSIYNKMKRQHTSIKNLYDLYAIRVVVDSVQQCYTVLGVLHTHFKPIPGRFKDYVAMPKQNLYQSIHTVLISKSGKPVEVQIRTEDMHRVSEFGVAAHWRYKERSKKEEEFEKKLSWLREFIEWQKDSDAKDFYDDLKFDLFVEEIFVFTPKGDVYQLPKKATPLDFAYRVHTSIGHRCIGAKVNSQIVNLDKPLSNGDIVEIITQNIEQPKIAWLGSVKTSSARAKIKYWFRRNTDVYEEKKETIKKQEEKKKEVEREILEPKIKQRQKKSSVGVVVEGAGDVMAYLSRCCNPMPGDGIIGYVTRGRGVAVHKKDCNNVRNSDTERLIKVEWDNSYSGTYDIALEIEASDRIGLLNDIVAKIAEMKINIVNFNLRTTPQGVAVVGLILSLTKIELLDSIMGKLRSIKDVYQVKRKGEF
- the rsxA gene encoding electron transport complex subunit RsxA, translated to MAKLFFILFSAALINNFVLSRFLGICPFVGVSNKQESSIGMGLAVTFVMVVASIVTWFIQKLILDPLNAGYLQTIFFILVIASLVQFLEAVINKTSPLLKNMLGIYLPLITTNCAILGVTVLNITENYTLLESIMHSIGGGLGFLLALVLMAGLRERLEESKVPKCFKGVPIAFITGGIMSLAFIAFGAF
- a CDS encoding RnfABCDGE type electron transport complex subunit B, with translation MTGFTIVIILAVIGLSLGLFLAIASDVFHVHKPEQLVKVEELLPGANCGACGYPGCVGLAEAIYKGEEEPNKCPVASDAQVEQIAAIMGKEVSTDGLRDIAYIKCQGMKDSDVAKKFEYIGIESCEMAALTSGGWSSCEYGCLKLGDCIRVCKFDALSYGANHEPIIDKDKCTSCGLCVAACPRSLIEIIPLKKTYMVTCSSKDKGADTRKACKVGCISCKLCEKACKFDAVKVIDNIAYIDQGKCVACGLCAKACPQDVIEFIDGVVVTRVAKKEAAGCASCGICKSE
- a CDS encoding UvrD-helicase domain-containing protein, yielding YHNDGHRDCKINWTPLETVQHNNLCSTCGKPVTKGVMYRVAELADRTDPSEAKSKQTFWSITPLAGLLAELDNKKNPRSKAITEKYFHLINSLSSELDVLLTTDLKEIAKISGTITAEAINRLREGFILTEGGYDGEFGKVHLFHDGEIQNYKTNSLFSQDKASIQKEKYSSLTFDIQQFKELKKNITSAIETTNSNTIWTYTEQEEAIAHKKGPCLLLAGPGTGKTRILTKRIISLINNGVNSSNILAFTFSNKAAEEMSDNVNKKISKNNCTISTFHKLGLTILREELSLNNNEKFFGIIDESKQISIIKKLFDADHQTILNNINNNKQSKLFLEKKDTIVERYNQELRKINALDINDLIYLTVEILINNPKTLAKYQKKFQWILVDEFQEISAIQYQLIELLSNKQNLFVAGDSDQAVYSSKGTKKEPVNSFISDYTEARLISLSKSYRCPNAILKGASYVIKKSDEIQREDDGALIVLKEFSTDGAEAQWIAAEIEQLVGGSSNFPRISGASNKMFEDEISFKDIAILCRTKHLFPPIIKALNSHQLPVQTINTDSILQDYPYKEIIIELKNTYFGLENQVSKVSKEVLSMFENGMSLAFILRRICIEHDITSEQQRILEKVAKPYKNKYTAFFDDISLKTGIDEYNKHADNIALMTIHASKGLDFKYVFIPGCESKIMPFQLFNKKNKDELKEEANILYVAMTRATDKLFMTYANKRKLLNKTIKGKLSPLVKGIPEELLNKEKVEVKNKKSVDQLSLF